One genomic window of Polyodon spathula isolate WHYD16114869_AA chromosome 8, ASM1765450v1, whole genome shotgun sequence includes the following:
- the rbbp8l gene encoding uncharacterized protein rbbp8l isoform X1, which produces MPMGSFQELHNQLRELHEKEIHSLQAKVIELTMEKCCDSQRIEDLFKKNQQLREHQKMLHENVKLLENRLRAGLCDRCTVTQDVAKKKQQDYETSQLHSLQHITILVNEINVLKKENKKLLEEVNNLSSMLDEMNGRHPKAPVPGCSSQTDAALVLVATAHKTKETLEERVVRQQFPNSLEIRCHQQLSEGGMSGYRKPTSWSGHETQVTVDSVHQKTDQETKSKNTQLVSNQLHHTIAMMASCMRTESARASPGEENGNESKAGVKGSEAPERHEVVSPPAVRIRIPKEEKPHILNSQLAYRAHSEQALRLKLDWSRRHEEKLVDHKPAVDCYESVYYMKGRTEEWTVPQHLHNNVDPKKGIFNNASPEYWHENKFYQPAPSGLSKINKGENNRTDGILTLEDRSKPLNLNGSDQKTETAEAPLDLSDYGRSKDQGLPSMKAEAGAESPRSTLESGELQGAESNNSSHLRAVKRSHSDTSSSVDPDQSPVSSHLVASHHFHHADDGDNEDSSDQNEEKDIGISKQSRKENEEMNQGLGKALYPVVALTVLKTETEPPESSDSKRGAADESEEPNCSEGNENGKERKKRKRGEGQDNLWTEETHSLRQ; this is translated from the exons ATGCCTATGGGCAGCTTTCAGGAGCTGCACAACCAACTCCGGGAGCTCCACGAGAAGGAGATACACa GTTTGCAAGCAAAGGTTATAGAGCTGACTATGGAAAAATGCTG TGACTCACAGAGAATAGAGGATTTATTCAAGAAAAACCAGCAGCTACGAGAACACCAGAAGATGCTTCATGAGAATGTCAAACTGTTGGAAAACAG GTTACGAGCCGGTCTGTGCGACAGGTGTACTGTCACTCAAGATGTGGCTAAGAAAAAGCAGCAGGACTATGAGACTTCTCAACTACACAGTCTCCAGCATATTACCATTCTGG TCAACGAGATTAACGTgttgaaaaaggaaaataaaaagctTCTGGAAGAGGTCAATAACCTCAGCAGCATGTTGGA TGAAATGAATGGCAGACATCCCAAAGCACCAGTCCCAGGATGCAGCTCACAGACGGACGCAGCTCTCGTGCTAGTTGCCACAGCGCACAAAACCAAAGAGACATTGGAGGAAAGGGTTGTGAGGCAACAGTTCCCCAACAGTCTTGAGATAAGATGCCACCAACAGCTATCAGAGG GAGGGATGTCTGGATATAGAAAGCCAACAAGTTGGAGCGGACATGAAACTCAAGTAACT gtTGATAGCGTGCATCAGAAAACAGATCAAGAAACTAAGAGTaag AACACACAGCTGGTTTCGAATCAGCTCCACCATACCATTGCAATGATGGCATCTTGCATGAGAACAGAAAGTGCCAGAGCAAGCCCAGGGGAAGAGAATGGGAATGAAAGCAAGGCAGG AGTTAAGGGTTCAGAGGCGCCTGAGAGACATGAAGTGGTTTCCCCTCCAGCAGTTAGAATCAGGATCCCAAAAGAAGAGAAACCCCACATCCTCAACTCACAACTGGCATACCGTGCTCACAGCGAACAAGCACTCCGACTCAAGCTGGACTGGAGTAGACGACATGAAGAAAAGCTTGTAGATCACAAGCCTGCAGTGGATTGTTATGAAAGCGTTTACTACATGAAGGGCCGTACTGAGGAGTGGACTGTACCACAACACTTACATAACAACGTGGACCCAAAGAAAGGAATATTCAACAACGCAAGTCCAGAATACTGGCATGAAAATAAGTTTTACCAGCCGGCTCCCAGTGGTCTAAGCAAAATCAACAAGGGTGAAAATAATAGAACTGATGGCATTTTGACACTGGAAGACAGAAGCAAGCCTTTAAATCTCAATGGAAGTGATCAGAAGACAGAAACGGCCGAAGCACCTTTAGATCTATCCGATTACGGGAGATCCAAAGATCAGGGCCTTCCCAGCATGAAGGCCGAGGCTGGAGCAGAAAGCCCAAGATCCACATTAGAGTCAGGGGAACTACAGGGAGCTGAGTCCAACAACTCGTCCCATCTTAGAGCAGTCAAGCGGTCTCATAGTGACACATCGTCCAGTGTGGACCCAGACCAATCACCAGTGTCTTCTCACTTAGTCGCCAGTCACCATTTCCATCACGCAGACGATGGAGACAACGAGGACAGCTCA GATCAAAATGAAGAAAAGGACATCGGAATTTCAAAACAGTCaagaaaggaaaatgaagaaaTGAATCAGGGTTTAGGAAAAGCACTTTACCCAG TCGTAGCCTTGACAGTGCTGAAGACAGAAACAGAGCCTCCAGAGTCATCGGACAGCAAG AGGGGTGCTGCTGATGAGTCTGAAGAGCCAAATTGCTCCGAAGGGAACGAGAAtgggaaggaaagaaagaaaaggaaaagaggCGAGGGGCAGGACAAT CTTTGGACTGAGGAGACACATTCTCTACGCCAGTAA
- the rbbp8l gene encoding uncharacterized protein rbbp8l isoform X2: MPMGSFQELHNQLRELHEKEIHSLQAKVIELTMEKCCDSQRIEDLFKKNQQLREHQKMLHENVKLLENRLRAGLCDRCTVTQDVAKKKQQDYETSQLHSLQHITILVNEINVLKKENKKLLEEVNNLSSMLDEMNGRHPKAPVPGCSSQTDAALVLVATAHKTKETLEERVVRQQFPNSLEIRCHQQLSEGGMSGYRKPTSWSGHETQVDSVHQKTDQETKSKNTQLVSNQLHHTIAMMASCMRTESARASPGEENGNESKAGVKGSEAPERHEVVSPPAVRIRIPKEEKPHILNSQLAYRAHSEQALRLKLDWSRRHEEKLVDHKPAVDCYESVYYMKGRTEEWTVPQHLHNNVDPKKGIFNNASPEYWHENKFYQPAPSGLSKINKGENNRTDGILTLEDRSKPLNLNGSDQKTETAEAPLDLSDYGRSKDQGLPSMKAEAGAESPRSTLESGELQGAESNNSSHLRAVKRSHSDTSSSVDPDQSPVSSHLVASHHFHHADDGDNEDSSDQNEEKDIGISKQSRKENEEMNQGLGKALYPVVALTVLKTETEPPESSDSKRGAADESEEPNCSEGNENGKERKKRKRGEGQDNLWTEETHSLRQ; this comes from the exons ATGCCTATGGGCAGCTTTCAGGAGCTGCACAACCAACTCCGGGAGCTCCACGAGAAGGAGATACACa GTTTGCAAGCAAAGGTTATAGAGCTGACTATGGAAAAATGCTG TGACTCACAGAGAATAGAGGATTTATTCAAGAAAAACCAGCAGCTACGAGAACACCAGAAGATGCTTCATGAGAATGTCAAACTGTTGGAAAACAG GTTACGAGCCGGTCTGTGCGACAGGTGTACTGTCACTCAAGATGTGGCTAAGAAAAAGCAGCAGGACTATGAGACTTCTCAACTACACAGTCTCCAGCATATTACCATTCTGG TCAACGAGATTAACGTgttgaaaaaggaaaataaaaagctTCTGGAAGAGGTCAATAACCTCAGCAGCATGTTGGA TGAAATGAATGGCAGACATCCCAAAGCACCAGTCCCAGGATGCAGCTCACAGACGGACGCAGCTCTCGTGCTAGTTGCCACAGCGCACAAAACCAAAGAGACATTGGAGGAAAGGGTTGTGAGGCAACAGTTCCCCAACAGTCTTGAGATAAGATGCCACCAACAGCTATCAGAGG GAGGGATGTCTGGATATAGAAAGCCAACAAGTTGGAGCGGACATGAAACTCAA gtTGATAGCGTGCATCAGAAAACAGATCAAGAAACTAAGAGTaag AACACACAGCTGGTTTCGAATCAGCTCCACCATACCATTGCAATGATGGCATCTTGCATGAGAACAGAAAGTGCCAGAGCAAGCCCAGGGGAAGAGAATGGGAATGAAAGCAAGGCAGG AGTTAAGGGTTCAGAGGCGCCTGAGAGACATGAAGTGGTTTCCCCTCCAGCAGTTAGAATCAGGATCCCAAAAGAAGAGAAACCCCACATCCTCAACTCACAACTGGCATACCGTGCTCACAGCGAACAAGCACTCCGACTCAAGCTGGACTGGAGTAGACGACATGAAGAAAAGCTTGTAGATCACAAGCCTGCAGTGGATTGTTATGAAAGCGTTTACTACATGAAGGGCCGTACTGAGGAGTGGACTGTACCACAACACTTACATAACAACGTGGACCCAAAGAAAGGAATATTCAACAACGCAAGTCCAGAATACTGGCATGAAAATAAGTTTTACCAGCCGGCTCCCAGTGGTCTAAGCAAAATCAACAAGGGTGAAAATAATAGAACTGATGGCATTTTGACACTGGAAGACAGAAGCAAGCCTTTAAATCTCAATGGAAGTGATCAGAAGACAGAAACGGCCGAAGCACCTTTAGATCTATCCGATTACGGGAGATCCAAAGATCAGGGCCTTCCCAGCATGAAGGCCGAGGCTGGAGCAGAAAGCCCAAGATCCACATTAGAGTCAGGGGAACTACAGGGAGCTGAGTCCAACAACTCGTCCCATCTTAGAGCAGTCAAGCGGTCTCATAGTGACACATCGTCCAGTGTGGACCCAGACCAATCACCAGTGTCTTCTCACTTAGTCGCCAGTCACCATTTCCATCACGCAGACGATGGAGACAACGAGGACAGCTCA GATCAAAATGAAGAAAAGGACATCGGAATTTCAAAACAGTCaagaaaggaaaatgaagaaaTGAATCAGGGTTTAGGAAAAGCACTTTACCCAG TCGTAGCCTTGACAGTGCTGAAGACAGAAACAGAGCCTCCAGAGTCATCGGACAGCAAG AGGGGTGCTGCTGATGAGTCTGAAGAGCCAAATTGCTCCGAAGGGAACGAGAAtgggaaggaaagaaagaaaaggaaaagaggCGAGGGGCAGGACAAT CTTTGGACTGAGGAGACACATTCTCTACGCCAGTAA
- the rbbp8l gene encoding uncharacterized protein rbbp8l isoform X3 yields the protein MPMGSFQELHNQLRELHEKEIHSLQAKVIELTMEKCCDSQRIEDLFKKNQQLREHQKMLHENVKLLENRLRAGLCDRCTVTQDVAKKKQQDYETSQLHSLQHITILVNEINVLKKENKKLLEEVNNLSSMLDEMNGRHPKAPVPGCSSQTDAALVLVATAHKTKETLEERVVRQQFPNSLEIRCHQQLSEGGMSGYRKPTSWSGHETQVTVDSVHQKTDQETKSKNTQLVSNQLHHTIAMMASCMRTESARASPGEENGNESKAGVKGSEAPERHEVVSPPAVRIRIPKEEKPHILNSQLAYRAHSEQALRLKLDWSRRHEEKLVDHKPAVDCYESVYYMKGRTEEWTVPQHLHNNVDPKKGIFNNASPEYWHENKFYQPAPSGLSKINKGENNRTDGILTLEDRSKPLNLNGSDQKTETAEAPLDLSDYGRSKDQGLPSMKAEAGAESPRSTLESGELQGAESNNSSHLRAVKRSHSDTSSSVDPDQSPVSSHLVASHHFHHADDGDNEDSSDQNEEKDIGISKQSRKENEEMNQGLGKALYPVVALTVLKTETEPPESSDSKRGAADESEEPNCSEGNENGKERKKRKRGEGQDNVALD from the exons ATGCCTATGGGCAGCTTTCAGGAGCTGCACAACCAACTCCGGGAGCTCCACGAGAAGGAGATACACa GTTTGCAAGCAAAGGTTATAGAGCTGACTATGGAAAAATGCTG TGACTCACAGAGAATAGAGGATTTATTCAAGAAAAACCAGCAGCTACGAGAACACCAGAAGATGCTTCATGAGAATGTCAAACTGTTGGAAAACAG GTTACGAGCCGGTCTGTGCGACAGGTGTACTGTCACTCAAGATGTGGCTAAGAAAAAGCAGCAGGACTATGAGACTTCTCAACTACACAGTCTCCAGCATATTACCATTCTGG TCAACGAGATTAACGTgttgaaaaaggaaaataaaaagctTCTGGAAGAGGTCAATAACCTCAGCAGCATGTTGGA TGAAATGAATGGCAGACATCCCAAAGCACCAGTCCCAGGATGCAGCTCACAGACGGACGCAGCTCTCGTGCTAGTTGCCACAGCGCACAAAACCAAAGAGACATTGGAGGAAAGGGTTGTGAGGCAACAGTTCCCCAACAGTCTTGAGATAAGATGCCACCAACAGCTATCAGAGG GAGGGATGTCTGGATATAGAAAGCCAACAAGTTGGAGCGGACATGAAACTCAAGTAACT gtTGATAGCGTGCATCAGAAAACAGATCAAGAAACTAAGAGTaag AACACACAGCTGGTTTCGAATCAGCTCCACCATACCATTGCAATGATGGCATCTTGCATGAGAACAGAAAGTGCCAGAGCAAGCCCAGGGGAAGAGAATGGGAATGAAAGCAAGGCAGG AGTTAAGGGTTCAGAGGCGCCTGAGAGACATGAAGTGGTTTCCCCTCCAGCAGTTAGAATCAGGATCCCAAAAGAAGAGAAACCCCACATCCTCAACTCACAACTGGCATACCGTGCTCACAGCGAACAAGCACTCCGACTCAAGCTGGACTGGAGTAGACGACATGAAGAAAAGCTTGTAGATCACAAGCCTGCAGTGGATTGTTATGAAAGCGTTTACTACATGAAGGGCCGTACTGAGGAGTGGACTGTACCACAACACTTACATAACAACGTGGACCCAAAGAAAGGAATATTCAACAACGCAAGTCCAGAATACTGGCATGAAAATAAGTTTTACCAGCCGGCTCCCAGTGGTCTAAGCAAAATCAACAAGGGTGAAAATAATAGAACTGATGGCATTTTGACACTGGAAGACAGAAGCAAGCCTTTAAATCTCAATGGAAGTGATCAGAAGACAGAAACGGCCGAAGCACCTTTAGATCTATCCGATTACGGGAGATCCAAAGATCAGGGCCTTCCCAGCATGAAGGCCGAGGCTGGAGCAGAAAGCCCAAGATCCACATTAGAGTCAGGGGAACTACAGGGAGCTGAGTCCAACAACTCGTCCCATCTTAGAGCAGTCAAGCGGTCTCATAGTGACACATCGTCCAGTGTGGACCCAGACCAATCACCAGTGTCTTCTCACTTAGTCGCCAGTCACCATTTCCATCACGCAGACGATGGAGACAACGAGGACAGCTCA GATCAAAATGAAGAAAAGGACATCGGAATTTCAAAACAGTCaagaaaggaaaatgaagaaaTGAATCAGGGTTTAGGAAAAGCACTTTACCCAG TCGTAGCCTTGACAGTGCTGAAGACAGAAACAGAGCCTCCAGAGTCATCGGACAGCAAG AGGGGTGCTGCTGATGAGTCTGAAGAGCCAAATTGCTCCGAAGGGAACGAGAAtgggaaggaaagaaagaaaaggaaaagaggCGAGGGGCAGGACAATGTAG CTTTGGACTGA